From the Lolium rigidum isolate FL_2022 chromosome 2, APGP_CSIRO_Lrig_0.1, whole genome shotgun sequence genome, one window contains:
- the LOC124687063 gene encoding probable protein phosphatase 2C member 13, mitochondrial, with protein sequence MVCIGSLRALVLRAAAGAGAGRRRGARVLCGRAVDACVTPRARGFRAVAGARANMMLDPSSDADSAAPAGQLQLQRRTAAAVAQPQDGGYASGGSQREDGKLKCGYSSFRGKRSTMEDFYDVKLTEIDGQAVSLFGVFDGHGGSRAAEYLKEHLFENLMKHPKFLSDTKLAISETYQKTDADFLESESNAFRDDGSTASTAVLVGGHLYVANVGDSRAVISKAGKAMALSVDHKPNRSDERKRIENAGGVVIWAGTWRVGGVLAMSRAFGNRLLKPFVVAEPEIQEQVFDGELESLVLASDGLWDAVENEEAVSLAKTEDVPESAARKLTEIAYSRGSADNITCIVVQFQHDKTG encoded by the exons ATGGTATGCATCGGTAGCCTGAGGGCTCTGGTGCTGCGTGCGGctgcgggcgcgggcgcgggaagGCGCCGGGGAGCCAGGGTCCTGTGCGGCCGGGCGGTGGATGCGTGCGTGACGCCCCGCGCGCGCGGCTTCCGGGCTGTGGCTGGCGCCAGGGCCAACATGATGCTCGACCCATCCTCCGACGCTGACTCCGCCGCACCGGCGGGGCAGTTGCAGCTGCAGCGCCGCACGGCGGCTGCCGTCGCCCAACCACAGGACGGCGGGTACGCCAGTGGCGGCTCGCAGAG AGAAGATGGTAAACTGAAATGCGGGTATTCGAGTTTTAGAGGGAAACGATCCACAATGGAAGATTTCTACGATGTAAAGCTTACTGAAATCGATGGGCAGGCTGTTAGCCTGTTTGGTGTATTCGATG gtCACGGAGGGTCACGTGCTGCTGAGTATTTGAAGGAACACTTGTTCGAGAATCTTATGAAACACCCCAAGTTCTTGTCTGATACAAAGCTTGCTATAA GCGAAACATATCAGAAAACAGATGCAGATTTCTTAGAATCAGAATCCAACGCCTTCAGGGACGATGGTTCCACTGCTTCTACTGCGGTTTTAGTGGGTGGCCATCTGTATGTAGCAAATGTTGGTGATTCACGTGCTGTCATTTCAAAAGCCGGCAAAG CTATGGCACTCTCAGTAGATCACAAACCTAACAGGTCAGATGAACGGAAGAGAATTGAAAATGCTGGAGGTGTTGTCATTTGGGCCG GTACTTGGAGGGTAGGTGGCGTACTGGCAATGTCCCGTGCATTCGGTAATCGTCTACTGAAGCCATTCGTGGTGGCAGAACCTGAAATTCAG GAACAAGTGTTCGATGGAGAATTGGAAAGTCTAGTTCTTGCCAGTGATGGCCTTTGGGATGCTGTAGAAAATGAG GAAGCCGTCTCCCTTGCTAAAACAGAAGACGTACCAGAGTCTGCGGCCAGGAAACTCACCGAGATTGCGTACTCTCGAGGCAGCGCCGACAATATAACATGCATCGTGGTGCAATTCCAGCATGACAAAACTGGATGA